The Cellvibrio zantedeschiae genomic sequence CATGGCGCGCCAGATTTTTTCACGCAAGATGCAATTGATATGTTTTTCTCCACCGCGTGGGAAGTGCACTACAACTCCAACCGCTTGGGTATTCGTTTAAATGGCCCCAAACCAACCTGGACTCGTAGTGACGGTGGCGAAGCAGGATTGCATCCGTCCAACATTCACGATACCGAATACGCTGTCGGCTCAATTAATTTTACCGGCGACATGCCTGTAATCCTCACCAAAGACGGCCCCAGCCTTGGCGGATTTGTTTGCCCGGTTACTATTATAAAAGCAGAGTTGTGGAAAGTCGGCCAGGTTAAACCCGGCGATAAAATTCGTTTCAAACGTTTGAGTTTTGATGCAGCACTCGCACTCGAATTAGCTGCAGATAAGGCGATTGAAACCTTAACAGCGCAAACCAGTGTTGTGTTGCCTGCAATCGTCAAACCAGAAAATACCATTTCAGAATGTATTGTTGCTGCGTTACCTGCTACAGCTAAACGCCCACTGGTGAGTTATCGCCAAGCTGGTGACAAATATATTCTGCTGGAATACGGCGACAATATTTTAGAGTTAAGTTTACGTTTACGCGTTTACGCGTTGATGGAAGCCTTAAAAGCATCGCCCATTAATGGCGTGATCGAATTGTCGCCTGGCGTTCGTTCCCTGCAAATTAATTACGACAGCCGCGTGATTCATCAACAAGATTTGATCGCCAAATTATTGGTGATTGAAGAAACACTGAGCGATGCGCGCGATGTAAAAGTACCCAGCCGCATTGTGTATATGCCAATGGCATTTGAAGATTCGGCAACGCTCGATGCAGTATCACGTTACCGCCAATCCGTACGGGACAAAGCGCCGTGGTTGCCCAGCAATACCGAATTTATGCGTCGCATTAACGGTCTTGATTCCGTTGCGCAAGTTAAACAAATTATTTTTGACACCAGTTACATGGTGCTCGGCTTGGGCGACGTATATCTCGGTGCTCCTTGTGCGGTTCCCGTTGATCCGCGCCATCGCTTATTAACCTCCAAATACAACCCGGCTCGCACTTATACCGCAGAAGGTACTGTTGGCATCGGCGGTGTTTACATGTGTATCTACGGAATGGATTCACCCGGTGGTTATCAATTAGTAGGTCGCACTTTGCCAATTTGGAATAAATTTTTGAAGAATTCCGACTTCGGTAATGGTGAACCCTGGCTGTTGAAATTCTTTGACCGCGTGCGCTACTACGAAGTTAGCGAAGATGAATTAACTGCACAGCGCGAAGCTTTCCGCGAAGGAAAATTAAACCTGCGCATTGAAGAAAGTTTCTTCAGCCTTGCCGAGCACGAACAATTCCTGCAGGAAAACGCAACCAGCATTGCTGATTTTAAATCCAAACAACAAGCCGCATTCACCAAGGAAGTTGCACTGTGGCAAGCAGACGAAGAAGCCCAAGTTGATGCAGCATTGCAAGTAAAAATAAATACCAACCCCATTGATGTAGACGGTCATGCCGTGACTGCAGATATCAGCGGGAATATTTGGAAACTCCTGGTAGAACCAGGACAGCTGGTAGAAGTTGACCAACCGCTATTGATTGTTGAAGCCATGAAAATGGAATTCTCAATTTACGCAGATCGCGCAGCCAAAGTGAGCTCAATTCACTGCGCGCCCGGCAAGCAAGTCAACGCAGGTGATTTACTGGTAGTACTTGAAGAAGATTGACCTTTTTTAGAAATACACGAATTAGGAATCGAAAAACTAGAAAGCAGCGAATTAAAAGCAGACATCGAAGAAGACGAGCAAGCAACACACTTTAATGAGCGACTATAGATCGCTCAAAACTCGGAAGATGTTATGAAATTAATTAAAAACGAAAAAAAGAAGAAAGCTGATGAACCGCGCCCAAATTTAACGGAGCGCATTTACCAGCAGCTAAAGCAGGATATTTTTACCTTCCGTTTATTACCGGGAGACCGCTTTAGTGAAAACGAAATTGCCGAACGTGTAGAGGCAAGCCGCACCCCCGTGCGTGAAGCCCTAACACGCTTGCAACGCGAAGGTTTTGTAGATGTATCTTTTCGCAGCGGCTGGCAAGTAAAACCGTTTGACTTCAAGCAATTTGAACAGCTCTACGACGTGCGGATCGTATTGGAATTAGCGGCCGTTAAAAAATTGTGCGAAATGGAACCAGGGCCCAATCTGGAAGATTTAAAAAGAATCTGGCTGGTTCCGACTGAAGATCGATTGGAAGATGGCCCAACGGTTTGTGCGCTGGACGAACGCTTCCATGAACAATTAATTGAGGCAACCGGCAATATGGAGATGGCACGGATCCATCACGATATTACCGAGCGCTTGCGAATTGTGCGCCGTATCGACTTTACACAAAAATTGCGCATCCAGGCGACCTACGATGAACACGCGAAAATATTGCGCACGATTATCGAACGCCGCACTGAAGACGTAAAAAGTTATTTAAAAACCCATATTGAAGCCAGTAAAGCAGAAGTGCGCAAAATTACTTTGCACATGCTTTACGAAGCAAAACACCAGCAGTCAGAAAATTAGATTTGTAGTTTAAAAAATTGCAACAAACCGGTTTCACCACCGACAAGGAAGAAAGACATTGTTGCGTACAAATAGAAGGCAGCCCGTGAATTTTTCACAAAACTGTCAGCGTTACCGGAAGCAAGCGAGTAACCCCGGTTACTCAAACAGGCGTATTAGAAAGTAGTTTTTAACAAAATCCTTACTGGAGATAAACTCATGAAGCTAAAGCAAATAGCAAAACACGTCGGGGCACTCGGTATCGCCGCTGGCTTAACCATCGCATCATTTAGTGCGCAAGCCGCAGACACCATTAAAGTCGGTGTATTGCATTCACTCTCAGGCACTATGGCAATTTCAGAAACAACACTAAAAGACACCGTATTAATGTTGATTGAAGAGCAAAACAAAAAAGGTGGTTTGCTCGGCAAGAAACTGGAAGCTGTTGTAGTAGACCCAGCGTCTAACTGGCCACTCTTTGCAGAAAAAACTCGACAACTTTTAGAAAAAGATAAAGTTGCCGCCATTTTTGGTTGCTGGACTTCAGTATCACGCAAATCAGTTTTGCCAGTGGTTGAAGAATTAAACGGCATCCTCTTCTACCCAGTGCAATATGAAGGTGAAGAGTCTTCCAAAAACGTTTTCTACACAGGTGCTGCACCAAACCAACAAGCAATTCCCGCTGTTGATTACCTGATGAAAGAAGGCAAGGTAAAACGTTGGGTACTTGCAGGTACTGACTACGTTTACCCACGCACCACTAACAAAATTCTTGAAGCCTACTTGAAAGCTAAAGGCGTTAAACAAGAAGACATCATGATCAACTACACACCATTCGGTCATTCCGATTGGCAAAATATCGTCGCTGAAATTAAACGCTTTGGTAGCGCTGGTAAAAAAACCGCTGTGGTTTCTACCATTAATGGCGACGCCAACGTTCCTTTCTACCGCGAATTGGGTAACCAAAAAATCAGCGCAACTGATATCCCGGTTGTTGCTTTCTCTGTAGGTGAAGAAGAACTCTCTGGTCTTGATGCTAAACCACTTGTTGGTCACCTTGCTGCATGGAACTACTTCATGAGCAGCGATGCAGCGGCTAACAAGGAGTTCATCGCCAAGTGGAAAGCCTACATTAAAAATCCAAAACGCGTAACCAACGATCCGATGGAAGCAACTTACATTGGTTTCAATATGTGGGTTAAAGCTGTGCAAAAAGCTGGCACTACAGATACCAACAAAGTTACTGAAGCGATCATTGGCCTTGAACAACCAAACTTGACTGGCGGCGTAAGCAAAATGTTGCCGAACCACCACATCACCAAACCAGTATTAATTGGTGAAATTCAAGAAGACGGCCAATTCCTGACTGTATCTTCAACTCCTCTGGTTCCAGGCGATGCATGGTCTGACTACCTAGAAGGCAGCAAAGATTTGGATTCAGATTGGATCACTTTGAAGTGTGGTAACTACAACACCAAAACCAAAAAATGTTTAGGTGCTGCATCTAAGTAACATCCACCCCTCCTCATCATTAAGGCTAGGTTAGCTGCGGTGAGGAGGGATTTTTTGATGTGATTTGCTTTATAAATTTATTACCTGAACTATTGAGCACAAGATGACGATTTTTATCTCACGTTTATTCAAACACTTGACCACAGCAATATTCTTAATGTGTTTAGCCATGTCTGGTTTTGCACAAACAGAAACTGAGACGGGTGTTTCGGTTACAGATTTTTCAGGTTTGGTACAACAACTGGCAACAGGTAGCCTTTCCGAACGTGGGCAAACGGTTAAACAGCTCGCAGCGTTAAACGATAAACGCAACACTAATGTTATTGCCGCACTCGAACAAGGTAACTTATATTCTGATCCAACGCTAAACAAAGTCGCCATCAAACACGAAGATGGAAACTTTTTTGATGCCATTACTCAAAGCGCCGTTAATAGCGACATTAGCAACTTTAAAAAAATTCCCGTGAATAACAGTCTGCGCAACCAACTTCGCAGTTTGTTAGCACAACTTAATTTAAGCAGCGAAGACGAAACTGTTCGCCTTTCTGCAGTAAAACGTTTATTAGCAGACGGTTTGGACGAAGATAGTGCTTCCATATTGGCAGCGCGTGTACAAGGTGAAACCAACACCAGCATTCAATCAGCAATGAATATTGCTCTCGCTCTATTTCAACTTAAAGATCCTGACGAACAAAATCGCATACTTGCGGTAGATCATTTGCGCGGCTCGCTCGAACCGGAAGCGCGCAGTGCTCTGACAGAAATATCCACTAGCGATGAAAGCGAAGCCGTGCGTAACACCGCAATATCTGCACTCAAATCTATTGAAAATACAATTAGCTACTACCGCTTTGCAGAAAATATTTTCTTCGGCCTGAGTTTGGGTTCGGTACTTTTACTATCAGCCATTGGCTTGGCCATTACATTCGGCGTAATGGGTGTAATTAATATGGCCCACGGCGAACTTATGATGATTGGCGCTTATTGCACTTGGGTAATTCAACAGCTATTCCCCAATCAAATTTCCTACAGCTTATTGATAGCGGTGCCTACGGCATTTTTAGTTGCTGGTGCAGTGGGCGTTGCGATTGAACGCGGTGTAATTCGCTTTTTGTACGGCAGACCGCTGGAGACATTACTCGCCACTTTCGGTTTGAGTTTAATTTTGCAACAAGCGGCACGTAGCATTTTTACTCCGCTTAACCGCGCAGTAAGCCTGCCAGAGTGGATGAGCGGTTCGCTCACCATTAACCCTGTTCTTTCGATTACCTATAACCGTTTATATATTTTGATTTTCGGCATCCTGATTTTTATTTTGCTGCAATTGATTTTGAAAAAAACATCGCTCGGTTTAAAAGTTCGCGCTGTATCACAAAACCGCACCATGGCACGCGCCGTTGGTGTGCGCGCAAGTTGGGTTGATGCACTCACATTCGGTTTAGGTTCCGGTATTGCCGGTGTTGCCGGTGTTGCACTATCACAATTAACCAATGTGGGCCCCAACCTTGGCCAAGCTTATATCATCGATTCATTTATGGTGGTGGTGTTTGGTGGCGTAGGAAATTTGTGGGGCACATTAGTGGGCGCAATGGGCTTGGGCATTATCAATAAATTTTTGGAACCCTACGCAGGTGCAGTACTCGCCAAAGTATTAGTGCTGGTGTTGTTGATTTTATTCATCCAGAAAAAACCCAAAGGTATGTTTCCGCAGAAGGGGCGTGCGGCAGCGGATTAATATTGGGGGGATTATCAAATTAAATTTGAATCGAATTTATTTGGAAATCGTCATCCTCGCGCAGCGGGGATCCAGTTGTTGACGTTAATTTTTAAGCTGGATCCCCACTGCGCGAGGATGNATTAAACGTTATCGAGAGAATTAGATGCTAATTAAACGCTTACTATTAAACGATCGCGGTGGTGCCATAGTGCTGGCATTGATTGCAGCTATGATGGTGTTGATTCCCATTTTAAATCTCGCGGTGCCTGCATCCTCGCCTTTTCATGTTTCTACATTTACCGTCACCCTGCTCGGTAAATTTTTATGCTATGCATTGCTCGCCTTATCAGTCGATTTAATTTGGGGTTACTGCGGAATTTTATCGCTTGGCCAAGGTGCTTTTTTTGCGCTTGGCGGTTATGCGATGGGTATGTATTTGATGCGTCAGATTGGCGCGCGCGGTCAATATGGCAATGCGGAATTACCTGACTTTATGGTGTTCTTGAACTGGGATCACCTGCCCTGGTACTGGCACGGTTTCGATTCATTTGGCTTCACCTTATTAATGATTGTACTTGTGCCGGGTTTACTTGCATTTGTGTTTGGTTGGCTGGCGTTTCGTTCACGTGTGACCGGGGTTTATTTTTCAATTATCACCCAGGCATTAACCTACGCATTAATGCTCGCCTTTTTCCGCAATGAAATGGGTTTTGGCGGCAACAACGGTTTAACCGACTTTAAAGATATTTTGGGGCAACCCATAGCATCAGATGCAACCCGCATAGCCTTGTTTCTATCATCGGGCACTGCGTTAATTTTAGCCTACGTCGCTTGCCGCTATATTGTGACTTCACGCTTTGGTCGCATTGTGATTTCTATTCGCGATGCAGAAAGCCGCACACGTTTTTGCGGTTACAAAGTGGAATCTTACAAACTCTGGATTTTTGTTTTCTCATCAGTACTCGCAGGAATCGCTGGCGCACTTTATGTTCCGCAAGTGGGCATTATTAACCCCGGTGAATTTTCGCCACTCAATTCTATTGAATTAGTAGTTTGGGTTGCCACTGGCGGGCGCGGTACTTTGTTCGGTGCAATCGTTGGCGCATTCAGTGTTAACTACGGCAAAACTTTATTTACATCTTACTCACCCGAAACCTGGCTGTTTGCATTGGGCTCGCTGTTTGTGATTGTGACCTTGTTGCTACCCAAAGGCTTGGTCGGTTTATTTGGTCGCACTAAAAAATCTGAATCAGCACACGAAACGCTCGAAGAAGAAGCTCTCGACAATACAACTCCCGCAACTGGCGATACAAAAATTCTAGCGGAGCAAAAATGAACATGAACATCCTCGCTCACGCAAAACAAGCGCTGCCGGTTAAAGATCCGGACTTTAGCGCAGCACCCACCGGCTTTGGTAAAGATGTCGATAACTTCGGCAAACCATTGGATACCAGCAAGCGCACCATTTTGTATGTGGAAGGAATTACTGTTAGCTTTGACGGCTTTCGCGCGCTCAACAATCTCAATCTTTATATTGATGATGGTGAACTACGCTGCATTATCGGCCCCAATGGCGCGGGCAAAACCACCATGATGGATGTGATTACCGGTAAAACCAAACCGGATGCAGGTTCAGTTTATTTTGGTCAGCAAATTAATTTGCTTGAATTATCTGAACACCAAATTGCGCGCGGCGGTATTGGTCGCAAATTCCAAAAGCCAACAATTTTTGAAGCATTAACTGTGTATGAAAATTTGGAGCTTGCAACCGCATCTAACAAAGCAGTGTGGTGGACGCTAACCAAATCACTCACAGGCGAACAAAAATTTCGCATCGACGAAGTATTAGTACAAATCGGTTTAAAAGATCATCGCTACAGAAACGCGGGCGCCCTCTCCCATGGGCAAAAACAGTGGCTGGAAATTGGCATGTTGCTTATGCAAAGCCCGCGCGTATTGTTAGTCGATGAGCCCGTTGCGGGTATGACGGGCGAAGAAACCGAAAAAACGGCTGAACTTTTATTATCGCTCGCGGGAAAACATTCAGTGATCGTTGTCGAGCATGACATGAAATTTGTGCGCTCAATTGCACGCAAGGTCACGGTATTGCATCAAGGCTCGGTATTAACCGAAGGCACTATGGATCAAGTACAAAATGATCCCAAAGTAATTGAAGTCTACCTGGGCGAATAACAAAGAGCGGAGAGTAATAACAGTGCTACAAATTAACAGCATCAACCAATACTACGGCCAAAGCCATATTTTGTGGGACTTGTCGCTCAAACTTAAAGAAGGCACTTGCGGTTGTTTGATTGGCCGCAACGGCGTAGGCAAAACCACGCTTTTAAAATGCATCACTGGAATTTTACCCGTGCGCGATGGAGCCATAGAATTTAACGGTGAAACCATTAACAAATTTTCTACCGAAACCCGCGCTCGCTCTGGCAT encodes the following:
- a CDS encoding GntR family transcriptional regulator, whose protein sequence is MKLIKNEKKKKADEPRPNLTERIYQQLKQDIFTFRLLPGDRFSENEIAERVEASRTPVREALTRLQREGFVDVSFRSGWQVKPFDFKQFEQLYDVRIVLELAAVKKLCEMEPGPNLEDLKRIWLVPTEDRLEDGPTVCALDERFHEQLIEATGNMEMARIHHDITERLRIVRRIDFTQKLRIQATYDEHAKILRTIIERRTEDVKSYLKTHIEASKAEVRKITLHMLYEAKHQQSEN
- the urtC gene encoding urea ABC transporter permease subunit UrtC, translated to MLIKRLLLNDRGGAIVLALIAAMMVLIPILNLAVPASSPFHVSTFTVTLLGKFLCYALLALSVDLIWGYCGILSLGQGAFFALGGYAMGMYLMRQIGARGQYGNAELPDFMVFLNWDHLPWYWHGFDSFGFTLLMIVLVPGLLAFVFGWLAFRSRVTGVYFSIITQALTYALMLAFFRNEMGFGGNNGLTDFKDILGQPIASDATRIALFLSSGTALILAYVACRYIVTSRFGRIVISIRDAESRTRFCGYKVESYKLWIFVFSSVLAGIAGALYVPQVGIINPGEFSPLNSIELVVWVATGGRGTLFGAIVGAFSVNYGKTLFTSYSPETWLFALGSLFVIVTLLLPKGLVGLFGRTKKSESAHETLEEEALDNTTPATGDTKILAEQK
- the urtD gene encoding urea ABC transporter ATP-binding protein UrtD; protein product: MNILAHAKQALPVKDPDFSAAPTGFGKDVDNFGKPLDTSKRTILYVEGITVSFDGFRALNNLNLYIDDGELRCIIGPNGAGKTTMMDVITGKTKPDAGSVYFGQQINLLELSEHQIARGGIGRKFQKPTIFEALTVYENLELATASNKAVWWTLTKSLTGEQKFRIDEVLVQIGLKDHRYRNAGALSHGQKQWLEIGMLLMQSPRVLLVDEPVAGMTGEETEKTAELLLSLAGKHSVIVVEHDMKFVRSIARKVTVLHQGSVLTEGTMDQVQNDPKVIEVYLGE
- the urtA gene encoding urea ABC transporter substrate-binding protein, which codes for MKLKQIAKHVGALGIAAGLTIASFSAQAADTIKVGVLHSLSGTMAISETTLKDTVLMLIEEQNKKGGLLGKKLEAVVVDPASNWPLFAEKTRQLLEKDKVAAIFGCWTSVSRKSVLPVVEELNGILFYPVQYEGEESSKNVFYTGAAPNQQAIPAVDYLMKEGKVKRWVLAGTDYVYPRTTNKILEAYLKAKGVKQEDIMINYTPFGHSDWQNIVAEIKRFGSAGKKTAVVSTINGDANVPFYRELGNQKISATDIPVVAFSVGEEELSGLDAKPLVGHLAAWNYFMSSDAAANKEFIAKWKAYIKNPKRVTNDPMEATYIGFNMWVKAVQKAGTTDTNKVTEAIIGLEQPNLTGGVSKMLPNHHITKPVLIGEIQEDGQFLTVSSTPLVPGDAWSDYLEGSKDLDSDWITLKCGNYNTKTKKCLGAASK
- the urtB gene encoding urea ABC transporter permease subunit UrtB, whose translation is MSGFAQTETETGVSVTDFSGLVQQLATGSLSERGQTVKQLAALNDKRNTNVIAALEQGNLYSDPTLNKVAIKHEDGNFFDAITQSAVNSDISNFKKIPVNNSLRNQLRSLLAQLNLSSEDETVRLSAVKRLLADGLDEDSASILAARVQGETNTSIQSAMNIALALFQLKDPDEQNRILAVDHLRGSLEPEARSALTEISTSDESEAVRNTAISALKSIENTISYYRFAENIFFGLSLGSVLLLSAIGLAITFGVMGVINMAHGELMMIGAYCTWVIQQLFPNQISYSLLIAVPTAFLVAGAVGVAIERGVIRFLYGRPLETLLATFGLSLILQQAARSIFTPLNRAVSLPEWMSGSLTINPVLSITYNRLYILIFGILIFILLQLILKKTSLGLKVRAVSQNRTMARAVGVRASWVDALTFGLGSGIAGVAGVALSQLTNVGPNLGQAYIIDSFMVVVFGGVGNLWGTLVGAMGLGIINKFLEPYAGAVLAKVLVLVLLILFIQKKPKGMFPQKGRAAAD